The proteins below are encoded in one region of Doryrhamphus excisus isolate RoL2022-K1 chromosome 4, RoL_Dexc_1.0, whole genome shotgun sequence:
- the tcima gene encoding transcriptional and immune response regulator a, protein MSAYVSSDCRRVSPTVHGNKFDTAHRKKAVANIFDNVSQDALTRLFQKTGDMKAEERVRSIFSYSHDPEETARALMALKQRKKDKFLQIAGMLRHLLKLR, encoded by the coding sequence ATGTCCGCGTATGTGTCTTCAGACTGCCGGCGGGTGAGCCCCACCGTCCACGGCAACAAGTTCGACACAGCGCACCGCAAGAAGGCCGTGGCGAACATTTTCGACAACGTGAGCCAAGACGCCCTGACTAGACTCTTCCAGAAAACGGGCGACATGAAGGCGGAGGAGCGCGTCAGGAGCATCTTCTCCTACTCCCACGACCCGGAGGAGACGGCCCGGGCGCTCATGGCTCTGAAACAGCGGAAGAAGGACAAGTTCCTCCAGATCGCAGGCATGCTCCGACACCTGCTCAAACTGCGCTGA